A window of Solea senegalensis isolate Sse05_10M linkage group LG20, IFAPA_SoseM_1, whole genome shotgun sequence contains these coding sequences:
- the LOC122786950 gene encoding sodium bicarbonate cotransporter 3-like isoform X6, which yields MDEYSEQMRPLLRTGLDEEAIVDHGKSSFTTHSNYEGDELESHRAVYVGVHVPLGREGRRRHRHRGHRHHRKKRERDSEDGKEDGRESPSYDTPSQRVQFILGTEDDDLEHVPHDLFTELDELSFRDGSATEWKETARWLKFEEDVEDGGERWSKPYVATLSLHSLFELRSCILNGTVMLDMRANTIEDIADMVIDSMVASGQLSEDLREKVREAMLKKHHHQNERKLSNRIPLVRSFADIGKKHSDPLLLERNGSLVSPHSVPTNLDGNKAMERRPSKVGVSREGSSVDFSKVDMNFMKKIPPGAEASNVLVGEVDFLEKPIIAFVRLSPAVLITGLTEVPVPTRFLFLLLGPHGKGPQYHEIGRSMATLMTDEIFHDVAYKAKDRTDLLSGIDEFLDQVTVLPPGEWDPTIRIEPPKNVPSQMKRKRPPKPNGTASPAGQQEKEEDHHAGPELQRTGRIFGGLILDIKRKVPFYWSDIRDSFSLQCLASILFLYCACMSPVITFGGLLGEATKGNISAIESLFGASMTGVAYSLFAGQPLTILGSTGPVLVFEKILFKFCKDYHLSYLPLRTSIGLWTAFMCLILVATDASSLVCYITRFTEEAFAALICIIFIYEALEKLFHLGEYYPVNMHNDLDNLTLYSCECSPPTNASDLLKQKWNETGYSEDSIPWSSLSVSTCKILHGEFVGPACGHHGPYIPDVLFWSIILFFTTFFLSSFLKQFKTERYFPTRVRSTISDFAVFITIMIMVLVDYLMGIPSPKLNVPDRFEPTSKNRGWLIGPLGENPWWTLLVAALPALLCTILIFMDQQITAVIINRKEHKLTKGCGYHLDLLVVAVMLGVCSIMGLPWFVAATVLSISHVNSLKVESGCSAPGEQPKFLGIREQRVTGFMIFVLMGCSVFMTSVLKFIPMPVLYGVFLYMGVSSLKGIQFFDRIKLFGMPAKHQPDLIYLRYVPLWKVHIFTLVQLTCLVLLWVIKASAAAVVFPMMVLALVFIRKLLDLFFTERELSWLDDLMPESKKKKEDDKKKKARETLEEESRLEEEEDMDRKVSFEDSNRLNIPVKTLSGSQEKVACVRVDVGPDAPGGGSNAETFL from the exons ATGGACGAGTACTCGGAGCAAATGAGACCCCTCTTGAGAACA GGTCTGGATGAAGAGGCAATAGTTGACCATGGAAAGTCCAGCTTCACCACACACTCAAACTATGAAGGGGATGAGTTGGAAA gCCACCGAGCCGTGTACGTAGGTGTTCACGTTCCTCTTGGAAGAGAAGGCAGGCGGAGGCATCGCCACCGAGGACACAGACACCATAGAAagaagcgagagagagactccGAGGATGGGAAGGAAGATGGCAGGGAATCCCCTTCTTATG ACACGCCATCCCAGAGGGTCCAGTTCATCTTGGGAACAGAGGACGATGACCTTGAGCACGTCCCCCATGACCTTTTCACTGAGCTGGACGAGCTGTCGTTCAGAGACGGCAGTGCCACTGAATGGAAGGAGACTGCCAG ATGGCTGAAGTTTGAGGAGGATGTGGAAGATGGTGGGGAGAGGTGGAGTAAGCCTTACGTGGCTACTTTGTCACTACACAGTTTATTTGAATTGCGTAGCTGTATACTCAATGGCACTGTCATGCTGGATATGAGGGCCAACACTATTGAGGATATTGCAG ACATGGTGATAGACAGCATGGTGGCTTCGGGACAGCTAAGTGAGGATCTGCGCGAGAAGGTGCGGGAAGCCATGCTGAAGAAACACCACCACCAGAATGAGAGAAAGCTCAGCAATCGCATCCCTCTGGTGCGCTCCTTTGCTGACATAGGCAAGAAACACTCTGACCCACTCTTGCTTGAAAGAAACG GATCACTGGTGTCTCCGCACTCTGTCCCAACCAACCTGGACGGCAATAAGGCGATGGAGAGGAGGCCATCCAAAGTAGGGGTCAGTAGAGAAGGCAGCAGTGTCGACTTCAGCAAG GTGGACATGAATTTCATGAAAAAGATCCCTCCTGGTGCTGAAGCGTCCAACGTACTGGTGGGAGAAGTGGACTTCCTGGAGAAGCCCATAATTGCCTTTGTACGACTGTCCCCTGCAGTCCTTATCACAGGCCTCACAGAGGTGCCTGTTCCTACGAG GTTTCTTTTCCTGCTCTTGGGTCCTCATGGCAAGGGTCCACAGTATCATGAAATTGGCAGGTCAATGGCCACACTTATGACGGATGAG ATTTTCCACGATGTGGCATACAAAGCCAAAGACCGAACGGATCTCCTCTCAGGGATAGATGAGTTCCTTGACCAAGTGACTGTCCTGCCCCCTGGAGAATGGGATCCAACAATTCGCATTGAGCCCCCCAAAAATGTCCCATCTCAG atgaagaggaagagaccACCAAAGCCCAACGGGACTGCGTCTCCAGCTGGACagcaggaaaaggaggaggaccATCATGCAGGACCTGAACTGCAGAGGACAGGAAG GATATTTGGAGGTTTGATCTTAGATATCAAGCGGAAGGTGCCGTTTTACTGGAGCGACATCAGGGACTCGTTCAGCCTGCAGTGTCTAGCTTCCATCCTTTTCCTCTACTGCGCCTGCATGTCGCCTGTCATCACATTCGGTGGTCTGCTTGGGGAGGCAACAAAAGGCAACATA agtgCCATAGAGTCTCTGTTTGGGGCATCGATGACAGGGGTGGCATATTCCCTCTTCGCAGGCCAGCCCCTCACAATTCTTGGCAGCACAGGGCCTGTTTTAGTGTTTGAGAAGATCCTCTTCAAGTTCTGCAA AGACTACCACCTGTCCTACCTGCCGCTGCGAACCAGCATTGGTCTGTGGACGGCCTTCATGTGTCTCATCCTAGTGGCTACAGATGCTAGCTCCCTAGTCTGCTACATCACCAGATTCACAGAGGAGGCCTTCGCCGCCCTCATCTGCATCATCTTCATCTACGAGGCTCTGGAGAAGCTGTTCCATCTGGGAGAATACTACCCTGTCAACATGCACAACGACTTGGACAATCTTACCCTCTATTC GTGTGAGTGCTCTCCACCAACAAATGCCTCAGATCTACTGAAGCAGAAGTGGAACGAGACGGGATACAGCGAAGATTCTATCCCGTGGAGCAGCCTCAGTGTTTCG ACGTGTAAAATTCTTCATGGGGAGTTTGTGGGTCCAGCCTGTGGTCACCATGGGCCCTACATCCCAGATGTTCTCTTTTGGTCTATAATCCTTTTCTTCACCACCTTCTTCTTGTCTTCCTTCCTTAAACAATTCAAGACCGAGAGATATTTTCCCACCAGG GTACGTTCCACGATCAGCGACTTTGCTGTATTTATAACCATCATGATCATGGTATTGGTGGACTATCTAATGGGCATCCCGTCTCCTAAACTGAATGTTCCTGATCGTTTTGAG CCCACTTCAAAGAACCGAGGCTGGCTTATAGGCCCATTAGGAGAAAACCCCTGGTGGACACTGCTGGTTGCAGCACTTCCTGCCCTGCTCTGCACCATCCTCATCTTTATGGACCAGCAGATCACTGCAGTCATCATAAATCGCAAGGAGCACAAACTCACG AAAGGCTGTGGCTATCACCTTGACTTGCTGGTAGTGGCAGTGATGTTGGGTGTGTGTTCCATTATGGGCCTACCGTGGTTTGTGGCTGCAACCgtcctctccatctctcacGTTAACAGCCTGAAAGTGGAGTCGGGCTGCTCCGCTCCTGGAGAGCAGCCCAAGTTTCTGGGCATCCGAGAGCAGCGGGTCACTGGATTCATGATCTTTGTCCTCATGGGTTGTTCGGTTTTCATGACTTCAGTGCTGAAG TTCATTCCTATGCCAGTGTTGTATGGAGTCTTTCTCTACATGGGTGTCTCCTCCCTAAAAGGAATTCAA TTCTTTGACAGAATCAAACTGTTTGGCATGCCTGCAAAGCACCAGCCTGATCTGATCTATCTTCGCTACGTGCCGCTGTGGAAGGTTCACATCTTCACCCTGGTGCAGCTCACCTGTCTGGTGCTGCTCTGGGTCATCAAGGCCTCCGCAGCAGCTGTCGTGTTTCCCATGATG GTTCTGGCACTGGTCTTTATCCGAAAGCTCCTGGACTTATTCTTCACCGAGAGAGAGCTGAGCTGGCTTGACGACCTAATGCCAGaaagcaagaagaagaaagaggatgacaagaaaaagaaagcgcGTGAGAcgctg GAGGAAGAGTCCAGattggaggaagaggaggatatgGATCGGAAGGTCAGCTTTGAAGACTCGAACAGACTTAACATCCCAGTGAAAACGCTCTCAGGGAG
- the LOC122786950 gene encoding sodium bicarbonate cotransporter 3-like isoform X7: MDEYSEQMRPLLRTGLDEEAIVDHGKSSFTTHSNYEGDELESHRAVYVGVHVPLGREGRRRHRHRGHRHHRKKRERDSEDGKEDGRESPSYDTPSQRVQFILGTEDDDLEHVPHDLFTELDELSFRDGSATEWKETARWLKFEEDVEDGGERWSKPYVATLSLHSLFELRSCILNGTVMLDMRANTIEDIADMVIDSMVASGQLSEDLREKVREAMLKKHHHQNERKLSNRIPLVRSFADIGKKHSDPLLLERNGEGLSSSRLSLHKQGASSSLSNLSQRRESRVSVLLNQLLPSSSSNSGLNPGHSPLTTPQNTPTFFRRSSQSAPSSGLSHQGIPEVVVSPPEDDDPQNSTEDEAASPQLGRPASPASQGLELLPLEGSLVSPHSVPTNLDGNKAMERRPSKVGVDMNFMKKIPPGAEASNVLVGEVDFLEKPIIAFVRLSPAVLITGLTEVPVPTRFLFLLLGPHGKGPQYHEIGRSMATLMTDEIFHDVAYKAKDRTDLLSGIDEFLDQVTVLPPGEWDPTIRIEPPKNVPSQMKRKRPPKPNGTASPAGQQEKEEDHHAGPELQRTGRIFGGLILDIKRKVPFYWSDIRDSFSLQCLASILFLYCACMSPVITFGGLLGEATKGNISAIESLFGASMTGVAYSLFAGQPLTILGSTGPVLVFEKILFKFCKDYHLSYLPLRTSIGLWTAFMCLILVATDASSLVCYITRFTEEAFAALICIIFIYEALEKLFHLGEYYPVNMHNDLDNLTLYSCECSPPTNASDLLKQKWNETGYSEDSIPWSSLSVSTCKILHGEFVGPACGHHGPYIPDVLFWSIILFFTTFFLSSFLKQFKTERYFPTRVRSTISDFAVFITIMIMVLVDYLMGIPSPKLNVPDRFEPTSKNRGWLIGPLGENPWWTLLVAALPALLCTILIFMDQQITAVIINRKEHKLTKGCGYHLDLLVVAVMLGVCSIMGLPWFVAATVLSISHVNSLKVESGCSAPGEQPKFLGIREQRVTGFMIFVLMGCSVFMTSVLKFIPMPVLYGVFLYMGVSSLKGIQFFDRIKLFGMPAKHQPDLIYLRYVPLWKVHIFTLVQLTCLVLLWVIKASAAAVVFPMMVLALVFIRKLLDLFFTERELSWLDDLMPESKKKKEDDKKKKARETLEEESRLEEEEDMDRKVSFEDSNRLNIPVKTLSGRYTIGLVTHSLPMDEEPGEGGLC; the protein is encoded by the exons ATGGACGAGTACTCGGAGCAAATGAGACCCCTCTTGAGAACA GGTCTGGATGAAGAGGCAATAGTTGACCATGGAAAGTCCAGCTTCACCACACACTCAAACTATGAAGGGGATGAGTTGGAAA gCCACCGAGCCGTGTACGTAGGTGTTCACGTTCCTCTTGGAAGAGAAGGCAGGCGGAGGCATCGCCACCGAGGACACAGACACCATAGAAagaagcgagagagagactccGAGGATGGGAAGGAAGATGGCAGGGAATCCCCTTCTTATG ACACGCCATCCCAGAGGGTCCAGTTCATCTTGGGAACAGAGGACGATGACCTTGAGCACGTCCCCCATGACCTTTTCACTGAGCTGGACGAGCTGTCGTTCAGAGACGGCAGTGCCACTGAATGGAAGGAGACTGCCAG ATGGCTGAAGTTTGAGGAGGATGTGGAAGATGGTGGGGAGAGGTGGAGTAAGCCTTACGTGGCTACTTTGTCACTACACAGTTTATTTGAATTGCGTAGCTGTATACTCAATGGCACTGTCATGCTGGATATGAGGGCCAACACTATTGAGGATATTGCAG ACATGGTGATAGACAGCATGGTGGCTTCGGGACAGCTAAGTGAGGATCTGCGCGAGAAGGTGCGGGAAGCCATGCTGAAGAAACACCACCACCAGAATGAGAGAAAGCTCAGCAATCGCATCCCTCTGGTGCGCTCCTTTGCTGACATAGGCAAGAAACACTCTGACCCACTCTTGCTTGAAAGAAACG GAGAGGGCCTATCCTCTTcacgtctctctctccacaAGCAAGGGgcatcttcctctctctccaacCTGTCCCAAAGGCGAGAGTCCAGAGTCTCCGTCCTGCTCAACCAACTCCtaccctcttcttcctccaactCTGGGCTCAACCCAGGCCACTCGCCCCTCACCACCCCACAAAATACCCCCACTTTCTTCCGACGTTCCTCCCAAAGCGCACCAAGCTCCGGCCTCAGCCACCAAGGCATCCCAGAGGTGGTGGTATCGCCTCCCGAGGATGATGACCCACAAAACTCCACAGAAGATGAGGCAGCATCGCCACAGCTCGGCCGGCCAGCATCCCCGGCATCCCAGGGCCTCGAGCTGCTGCCCTTAGAAG GATCACTGGTGTCTCCGCACTCTGTCCCAACCAACCTGGACGGCAATAAGGCGATGGAGAGGAGGCCATCCAAAGTAGGG GTGGACATGAATTTCATGAAAAAGATCCCTCCTGGTGCTGAAGCGTCCAACGTACTGGTGGGAGAAGTGGACTTCCTGGAGAAGCCCATAATTGCCTTTGTACGACTGTCCCCTGCAGTCCTTATCACAGGCCTCACAGAGGTGCCTGTTCCTACGAG GTTTCTTTTCCTGCTCTTGGGTCCTCATGGCAAGGGTCCACAGTATCATGAAATTGGCAGGTCAATGGCCACACTTATGACGGATGAG ATTTTCCACGATGTGGCATACAAAGCCAAAGACCGAACGGATCTCCTCTCAGGGATAGATGAGTTCCTTGACCAAGTGACTGTCCTGCCCCCTGGAGAATGGGATCCAACAATTCGCATTGAGCCCCCCAAAAATGTCCCATCTCAG atgaagaggaagagaccACCAAAGCCCAACGGGACTGCGTCTCCAGCTGGACagcaggaaaaggaggaggaccATCATGCAGGACCTGAACTGCAGAGGACAGGAAG GATATTTGGAGGTTTGATCTTAGATATCAAGCGGAAGGTGCCGTTTTACTGGAGCGACATCAGGGACTCGTTCAGCCTGCAGTGTCTAGCTTCCATCCTTTTCCTCTACTGCGCCTGCATGTCGCCTGTCATCACATTCGGTGGTCTGCTTGGGGAGGCAACAAAAGGCAACATA agtgCCATAGAGTCTCTGTTTGGGGCATCGATGACAGGGGTGGCATATTCCCTCTTCGCAGGCCAGCCCCTCACAATTCTTGGCAGCACAGGGCCTGTTTTAGTGTTTGAGAAGATCCTCTTCAAGTTCTGCAA AGACTACCACCTGTCCTACCTGCCGCTGCGAACCAGCATTGGTCTGTGGACGGCCTTCATGTGTCTCATCCTAGTGGCTACAGATGCTAGCTCCCTAGTCTGCTACATCACCAGATTCACAGAGGAGGCCTTCGCCGCCCTCATCTGCATCATCTTCATCTACGAGGCTCTGGAGAAGCTGTTCCATCTGGGAGAATACTACCCTGTCAACATGCACAACGACTTGGACAATCTTACCCTCTATTC GTGTGAGTGCTCTCCACCAACAAATGCCTCAGATCTACTGAAGCAGAAGTGGAACGAGACGGGATACAGCGAAGATTCTATCCCGTGGAGCAGCCTCAGTGTTTCG ACGTGTAAAATTCTTCATGGGGAGTTTGTGGGTCCAGCCTGTGGTCACCATGGGCCCTACATCCCAGATGTTCTCTTTTGGTCTATAATCCTTTTCTTCACCACCTTCTTCTTGTCTTCCTTCCTTAAACAATTCAAGACCGAGAGATATTTTCCCACCAGG GTACGTTCCACGATCAGCGACTTTGCTGTATTTATAACCATCATGATCATGGTATTGGTGGACTATCTAATGGGCATCCCGTCTCCTAAACTGAATGTTCCTGATCGTTTTGAG CCCACTTCAAAGAACCGAGGCTGGCTTATAGGCCCATTAGGAGAAAACCCCTGGTGGACACTGCTGGTTGCAGCACTTCCTGCCCTGCTCTGCACCATCCTCATCTTTATGGACCAGCAGATCACTGCAGTCATCATAAATCGCAAGGAGCACAAACTCACG AAAGGCTGTGGCTATCACCTTGACTTGCTGGTAGTGGCAGTGATGTTGGGTGTGTGTTCCATTATGGGCCTACCGTGGTTTGTGGCTGCAACCgtcctctccatctctcacGTTAACAGCCTGAAAGTGGAGTCGGGCTGCTCCGCTCCTGGAGAGCAGCCCAAGTTTCTGGGCATCCGAGAGCAGCGGGTCACTGGATTCATGATCTTTGTCCTCATGGGTTGTTCGGTTTTCATGACTTCAGTGCTGAAG TTCATTCCTATGCCAGTGTTGTATGGAGTCTTTCTCTACATGGGTGTCTCCTCCCTAAAAGGAATTCAA TTCTTTGACAGAATCAAACTGTTTGGCATGCCTGCAAAGCACCAGCCTGATCTGATCTATCTTCGCTACGTGCCGCTGTGGAAGGTTCACATCTTCACCCTGGTGCAGCTCACCTGTCTGGTGCTGCTCTGGGTCATCAAGGCCTCCGCAGCAGCTGTCGTGTTTCCCATGATG GTTCTGGCACTGGTCTTTATCCGAAAGCTCCTGGACTTATTCTTCACCGAGAGAGAGCTGAGCTGGCTTGACGACCTAATGCCAGaaagcaagaagaagaaagaggatgacaagaaaaagaaagcgcGTGAGAcgctg GAGGAAGAGTCCAGattggaggaagaggaggatatgGATCGGAAGGTCAGCTTTGAAGACTCGAACAGACTTAACATCCCAGTGAAAACGCTCTCAGGGAG
- the LOC122786950 gene encoding sodium bicarbonate cotransporter 3-like isoform X1: MDEYSEQMRPLLRTGLDEEAIVDHGKSSFTTHSNYEGDELESHRAVYVGVHVPLGREGRRRHRHRGHRHHRKKRERDSEDGKEDGRESPSYDTPSQRVQFILGTEDDDLEHVPHDLFTELDELSFRDGSATEWKETARWLKFEEDVEDGGERWSKPYVATLSLHSLFELRSCILNGTVMLDMRANTIEDIADMVIDSMVASGQLSEDLREKVREAMLKKHHHQNERKLSNRIPLVRSFADIGKKHSDPLLLERNGEGLSSSRLSLHKQGASSSLSNLSQRRESRVSVLLNQLLPSSSSNSGLNPGHSPLTTPQNTPTFFRRSSQSAPSSGLSHQGIPEVVVSPPEDDDPQNSTEDEAASPQLGRPASPASQGLELLPLEGSLVSPHSVPTNLDGNKAMERRPSKVGVSREGSSVDFSKVDMNFMKKIPPGAEASNVLVGEVDFLEKPIIAFVRLSPAVLITGLTEVPVPTRFLFLLLGPHGKGPQYHEIGRSMATLMTDEIFHDVAYKAKDRTDLLSGIDEFLDQVTVLPPGEWDPTIRIEPPKNVPSQMKRKRPPKPNGTASPAGQQEKEEDHHAGPELQRTGRIFGGLILDIKRKVPFYWSDIRDSFSLQCLASILFLYCACMSPVITFGGLLGEATKGNISAIESLFGASMTGVAYSLFAGQPLTILGSTGPVLVFEKILFKFCKDYHLSYLPLRTSIGLWTAFMCLILVATDASSLVCYITRFTEEAFAALICIIFIYEALEKLFHLGEYYPVNMHNDLDNLTLYSCECSPPTNASDLLKQKWNETGYSEDSIPWSSLSVSTCKILHGEFVGPACGHHGPYIPDVLFWSIILFFTTFFLSSFLKQFKTERYFPTRVRSTISDFAVFITIMIMVLVDYLMGIPSPKLNVPDRFEPTSKNRGWLIGPLGENPWWTLLVAALPALLCTILIFMDQQITAVIINRKEHKLTKGCGYHLDLLVVAVMLGVCSIMGLPWFVAATVLSISHVNSLKVESGCSAPGEQPKFLGIREQRVTGFMIFVLMGCSVFMTSVLKFIPMPVLYGVFLYMGVSSLKGIQFFDRIKLFGMPAKHQPDLIYLRYVPLWKVHIFTLVQLTCLVLLWVIKASAAAVVFPMMVLALVFIRKLLDLFFTERELSWLDDLMPESKKKKEDDKKKKARETLEEESRLEEEEDMDRKVSFEDSNRLNIPVKTLSGSQEKVACVRVDVGPDAPGGGSNAETFL, from the exons ATGGACGAGTACTCGGAGCAAATGAGACCCCTCTTGAGAACA GGTCTGGATGAAGAGGCAATAGTTGACCATGGAAAGTCCAGCTTCACCACACACTCAAACTATGAAGGGGATGAGTTGGAAA gCCACCGAGCCGTGTACGTAGGTGTTCACGTTCCTCTTGGAAGAGAAGGCAGGCGGAGGCATCGCCACCGAGGACACAGACACCATAGAAagaagcgagagagagactccGAGGATGGGAAGGAAGATGGCAGGGAATCCCCTTCTTATG ACACGCCATCCCAGAGGGTCCAGTTCATCTTGGGAACAGAGGACGATGACCTTGAGCACGTCCCCCATGACCTTTTCACTGAGCTGGACGAGCTGTCGTTCAGAGACGGCAGTGCCACTGAATGGAAGGAGACTGCCAG ATGGCTGAAGTTTGAGGAGGATGTGGAAGATGGTGGGGAGAGGTGGAGTAAGCCTTACGTGGCTACTTTGTCACTACACAGTTTATTTGAATTGCGTAGCTGTATACTCAATGGCACTGTCATGCTGGATATGAGGGCCAACACTATTGAGGATATTGCAG ACATGGTGATAGACAGCATGGTGGCTTCGGGACAGCTAAGTGAGGATCTGCGCGAGAAGGTGCGGGAAGCCATGCTGAAGAAACACCACCACCAGAATGAGAGAAAGCTCAGCAATCGCATCCCTCTGGTGCGCTCCTTTGCTGACATAGGCAAGAAACACTCTGACCCACTCTTGCTTGAAAGAAACG GAGAGGGCCTATCCTCTTcacgtctctctctccacaAGCAAGGGgcatcttcctctctctccaacCTGTCCCAAAGGCGAGAGTCCAGAGTCTCCGTCCTGCTCAACCAACTCCtaccctcttcttcctccaactCTGGGCTCAACCCAGGCCACTCGCCCCTCACCACCCCACAAAATACCCCCACTTTCTTCCGACGTTCCTCCCAAAGCGCACCAAGCTCCGGCCTCAGCCACCAAGGCATCCCAGAGGTGGTGGTATCGCCTCCCGAGGATGATGACCCACAAAACTCCACAGAAGATGAGGCAGCATCGCCACAGCTCGGCCGGCCAGCATCCCCGGCATCCCAGGGCCTCGAGCTGCTGCCCTTAGAAG GATCACTGGTGTCTCCGCACTCTGTCCCAACCAACCTGGACGGCAATAAGGCGATGGAGAGGAGGCCATCCAAAGTAGGGGTCAGTAGAGAAGGCAGCAGTGTCGACTTCAGCAAG GTGGACATGAATTTCATGAAAAAGATCCCTCCTGGTGCTGAAGCGTCCAACGTACTGGTGGGAGAAGTGGACTTCCTGGAGAAGCCCATAATTGCCTTTGTACGACTGTCCCCTGCAGTCCTTATCACAGGCCTCACAGAGGTGCCTGTTCCTACGAG GTTTCTTTTCCTGCTCTTGGGTCCTCATGGCAAGGGTCCACAGTATCATGAAATTGGCAGGTCAATGGCCACACTTATGACGGATGAG ATTTTCCACGATGTGGCATACAAAGCCAAAGACCGAACGGATCTCCTCTCAGGGATAGATGAGTTCCTTGACCAAGTGACTGTCCTGCCCCCTGGAGAATGGGATCCAACAATTCGCATTGAGCCCCCCAAAAATGTCCCATCTCAG atgaagaggaagagaccACCAAAGCCCAACGGGACTGCGTCTCCAGCTGGACagcaggaaaaggaggaggaccATCATGCAGGACCTGAACTGCAGAGGACAGGAAG GATATTTGGAGGTTTGATCTTAGATATCAAGCGGAAGGTGCCGTTTTACTGGAGCGACATCAGGGACTCGTTCAGCCTGCAGTGTCTAGCTTCCATCCTTTTCCTCTACTGCGCCTGCATGTCGCCTGTCATCACATTCGGTGGTCTGCTTGGGGAGGCAACAAAAGGCAACATA agtgCCATAGAGTCTCTGTTTGGGGCATCGATGACAGGGGTGGCATATTCCCTCTTCGCAGGCCAGCCCCTCACAATTCTTGGCAGCACAGGGCCTGTTTTAGTGTTTGAGAAGATCCTCTTCAAGTTCTGCAA AGACTACCACCTGTCCTACCTGCCGCTGCGAACCAGCATTGGTCTGTGGACGGCCTTCATGTGTCTCATCCTAGTGGCTACAGATGCTAGCTCCCTAGTCTGCTACATCACCAGATTCACAGAGGAGGCCTTCGCCGCCCTCATCTGCATCATCTTCATCTACGAGGCTCTGGAGAAGCTGTTCCATCTGGGAGAATACTACCCTGTCAACATGCACAACGACTTGGACAATCTTACCCTCTATTC GTGTGAGTGCTCTCCACCAACAAATGCCTCAGATCTACTGAAGCAGAAGTGGAACGAGACGGGATACAGCGAAGATTCTATCCCGTGGAGCAGCCTCAGTGTTTCG ACGTGTAAAATTCTTCATGGGGAGTTTGTGGGTCCAGCCTGTGGTCACCATGGGCCCTACATCCCAGATGTTCTCTTTTGGTCTATAATCCTTTTCTTCACCACCTTCTTCTTGTCTTCCTTCCTTAAACAATTCAAGACCGAGAGATATTTTCCCACCAGG GTACGTTCCACGATCAGCGACTTTGCTGTATTTATAACCATCATGATCATGGTATTGGTGGACTATCTAATGGGCATCCCGTCTCCTAAACTGAATGTTCCTGATCGTTTTGAG CCCACTTCAAAGAACCGAGGCTGGCTTATAGGCCCATTAGGAGAAAACCCCTGGTGGACACTGCTGGTTGCAGCACTTCCTGCCCTGCTCTGCACCATCCTCATCTTTATGGACCAGCAGATCACTGCAGTCATCATAAATCGCAAGGAGCACAAACTCACG AAAGGCTGTGGCTATCACCTTGACTTGCTGGTAGTGGCAGTGATGTTGGGTGTGTGTTCCATTATGGGCCTACCGTGGTTTGTGGCTGCAACCgtcctctccatctctcacGTTAACAGCCTGAAAGTGGAGTCGGGCTGCTCCGCTCCTGGAGAGCAGCCCAAGTTTCTGGGCATCCGAGAGCAGCGGGTCACTGGATTCATGATCTTTGTCCTCATGGGTTGTTCGGTTTTCATGACTTCAGTGCTGAAG TTCATTCCTATGCCAGTGTTGTATGGAGTCTTTCTCTACATGGGTGTCTCCTCCCTAAAAGGAATTCAA TTCTTTGACAGAATCAAACTGTTTGGCATGCCTGCAAAGCACCAGCCTGATCTGATCTATCTTCGCTACGTGCCGCTGTGGAAGGTTCACATCTTCACCCTGGTGCAGCTCACCTGTCTGGTGCTGCTCTGGGTCATCAAGGCCTCCGCAGCAGCTGTCGTGTTTCCCATGATG GTTCTGGCACTGGTCTTTATCCGAAAGCTCCTGGACTTATTCTTCACCGAGAGAGAGCTGAGCTGGCTTGACGACCTAATGCCAGaaagcaagaagaagaaagaggatgacaagaaaaagaaagcgcGTGAGAcgctg GAGGAAGAGTCCAGattggaggaagaggaggatatgGATCGGAAGGTCAGCTTTGAAGACTCGAACAGACTTAACATCCCAGTGAAAACGCTCTCAGGGAG